One segment of Anastrepha obliqua isolate idAnaObli1 chromosome 3, idAnaObli1_1.0, whole genome shotgun sequence DNA contains the following:
- the LOC129240201 gene encoding BLOC-1-related complex subunit 6 isoform X1, translated as MSRKSQDIPIRPRYGIPDLGNDENYSEAERISYKTRKTSSSAMEPSSYSEIPFLAQYPEMQDTTASEKIERHCSVGEPDVEDEEDNDSNSFEENKTPRRPNSLHCDSSFPYELEGATSTDGQMRHFVAENLEEKIRSDQLSYASHNSTPSVPNKSSNLLTRRFLQTQRPQIDANVLNDIEIEAQYLAASIDNLMENLCNLLHSISSITADNVEVHKNAVNKLTDSMDANIKCMYTIMAKTEEITKSMKPTEQLGQRIREIKRLVDMLDGTM; from the exons ATGTCTCGCAAAAGTCAAGACATTCCCATACGACCACGCTATGGTATACCAGATTTAGGAAACGACGAGAATTATAGTGAAGCAGAAAGAATATCGTATAAAACCAGAAAGACTTCATCGAGCGCTATGGAACCTTCATCGTACAGTGAAATTCCTTTTCTGGCCCAATATCCAGAAATGCAGGATACCACAGCGTCGGAAAAAATAGAACGGCACTGCAGTGTGGGCGAACCAGATGTGGAAGATGAAGAAGACAATGACTCCAATTCATTCGAGGAAAATAAAACTCCAAGGCGCCCCAACTCATTGCACTGTGATTCGT CTTTTCCGTATGAGCTGGAAGGTGCAACCAGTACAGATGGTCAAATGCGACACTTCGTAGCTGAAAATCTTGAAGAAAAAATACGAAGTG ATCAATTGAGTTACGCTTCACACAATAGCACACCTTCGGTGCCAAACAAGAGCAGTAATTTGCTAACACGACGTTTTTTACAAACGCAGCGTCCTCAAATCGACGCAAATGTATTGAATGACATTGAAATAGAAGCGCAATATTTGGCCGCTTCTATAGACAATTTGATGGAAAACTTGTGCAATTTGCTACATTCT ATATCTTCAATAACTGCCGATAACGTTGAGGTACACAAAAACGCAGTGAATAAACTGACCGATAGCATGGATGCAAACATCAAATGCATGTACACTATCATGGCAAAGACAGAGGAAATCACCAAATCAATGAAGCCAACAGAGCAATTGGGCCAGCGAAT tcgaGAAATCAAGCGGCTCGTCGATATGCTCGATGGGACGATGTAG
- the LOC129240201 gene encoding BLOC-1-related complex subunit 6 isoform X2 has translation MSRKSQDIPIRPRYGIPDLGNDENYSEAERISYKTRKTSSSAMEPSSYSEIPFLAQYPEMQDTTASEKIERHCSVGEPDVEDEEDNDSNSFEENKTPRRPNSLHCDSYQLSYASHNSTPSVPNKSSNLLTRRFLQTQRPQIDANVLNDIEIEAQYLAASIDNLMENLCNLLHSISSITADNVEVHKNAVNKLTDSMDANIKCMYTIMAKTEEITKSMKPTEQLGQRIREIKRLVDMLDGTM, from the exons ATGTCTCGCAAAAGTCAAGACATTCCCATACGACCACGCTATGGTATACCAGATTTAGGAAACGACGAGAATTATAGTGAAGCAGAAAGAATATCGTATAAAACCAGAAAGACTTCATCGAGCGCTATGGAACCTTCATCGTACAGTGAAATTCCTTTTCTGGCCCAATATCCAGAAATGCAGGATACCACAGCGTCGGAAAAAATAGAACGGCACTGCAGTGTGGGCGAACCAGATGTGGAAGATGAAGAAGACAATGACTCCAATTCATTCGAGGAAAATAAAACTCCAAGGCGCCCCAACTCATTGCACTGTGATTCGT ATCAATTGAGTTACGCTTCACACAATAGCACACCTTCGGTGCCAAACAAGAGCAGTAATTTGCTAACACGACGTTTTTTACAAACGCAGCGTCCTCAAATCGACGCAAATGTATTGAATGACATTGAAATAGAAGCGCAATATTTGGCCGCTTCTATAGACAATTTGATGGAAAACTTGTGCAATTTGCTACATTCT ATATCTTCAATAACTGCCGATAACGTTGAGGTACACAAAAACGCAGTGAATAAACTGACCGATAGCATGGATGCAAACATCAAATGCATGTACACTATCATGGCAAAGACAGAGGAAATCACCAAATCAATGAAGCCAACAGAGCAATTGGGCCAGCGAAT tcgaGAAATCAAGCGGCTCGTCGATATGCTCGATGGGACGATGTAG
- the LOC129240203 gene encoding peptidyl-prolyl cis-trans isomerase-like 1: MLATTSSAAASVSGIPDKAWQPHFVTLETTMGEITVELYWKHAPNTCRNFAELSRRGYYNNVIFHRIIRDFMIQGGDPTGTGRGGTSIYGGEFADEIHTDLKHTGAGILSMANSGPDTNGSQFFITLAPTQWLDGKHAIFGRVYSGMQVVKRIGMAETDKNDRPVDSVRIVKAKVEKY; encoded by the exons atgttagcTACAACAAGTAGTGCTGCTGCCTCTGTTTCAGGCATTCCCGACAAGGCATGGCAACCGCACTTTGTAACGCTGGAGACAAC CATGGGCGAAATCACTGTTGAGCTTTATTGGAAGCACGCACCCAACACTTGCCGTAATTTTGCCGAACTGTCGCGCCGTGGATACTATAACAACGTGATATTCCATCGCATCATTCGTGACTTCATGATTCAAGGTGGTGATCCAACTGGTACTGGCCGCGGCGGTACTTCTATTTATGGTGGCGAATTCGCTGATGAAATTCATACGGATCTGAAACATACGGGTGCTGGAATACTATCGATGGCTAATTCTGGTCCAGACACCAACGGTTCTCAGTTCTTTATTACACTAGCGCCTACGCAGTGGTTAGATGGCAAGCATGCGATCTTTGGACGTGTATATTCAGGAATGCAAGTTGTAAAACGTATTGGTATGGCAGAAACAGATAAAAATGACAGACCAGTAGACAGTGTGCGTATTGTGAAAGCGAAAGTTGAAAAGtactaa